One Streptomyces formicae genomic window, CGACCGATAAGCCCTGATACTTCGGCACGCTGCCGCTTGCCACGGCGGAGATCCGTGGCCTAGGGTCACAGCGTTTCCACGTGCGCGAAAACTCCGGCAACTTCCGCAAGGAATACCTCGGAACAGGCCACATACTGCTTCTTTCGAATCCCCGGAGTTCCGCCGATTATCCCAACCGGTACTCGAACGCACCGGAACGCAATGACGCGCGCCCTGCCCGGCCATTCTTGGAAGGAACTCCCGATGTCCAGCCTTCATGACGAGATCGTTCAGCGGCTTTCGGATGCACTGGGCATCAAGAAGTCGCTCATCACCCCCGACGTGACCTTCGTCGAGCTCAAGATCGACTCGTTGGCGCTCGTCGAGTTCTCGGTGATCCTCGACGAGGAGTACGGCGTTCCGCCGCTGCAGCTAACGCCGGACAGCACCATCGGGGATGCCGTGGCCCTCGTGGACGCCGCGCTCGGCGCGCCGACCGAGGCCTCCTCGTGACCGCCTTCCCCGCAGTGGCGGTGACCGGCCTCGGCCTAGTCTCCCCGCTCGGCATCGGCGTCGAGGCCACCTGGGACGGGCTGCTCGCCGGTGTCTCAACTGCCGCCACCGACTCGCTTCTTGAAGGCCTGCCCGTCGACTTCTGCTGCGCCGTACCCGGCTTCGACGGGGACGAACTGCTCGGCCGGGCGCTCTCCTGGCGCCTGGAGCCCTACGCGAAGATGGCCCTCGTCGCGGCCCGGCAGGCGGTGGCCGACGCCAGCCTCGATCCGGAGTCCTGGGACGGAGCGCGGGTCGCGGTCATTCTCGGCGTGGGCGGCACGAGCACCCAGCACTGGGACAGGCAGTCCAAGCACTTCGCCGCGGAGAACCACTCACGCGTGTCGCCGCTGTTCATCTCGCGCTGCCTGACCGGCATCACGGCCGGTGAGATCAGCACGGACCTGCGGGCACTCGGCCCCAGCCTGAGCGTGAGCACGGCCTGTGCCTCCGGCGCCACGGCCATCGGCCTCGGCAGGGACCTGCTGCGGGCAGGCAGCTGCGACGTGGCGATCGTCGGTGGCGCCGAGTCGGGCCGCGCCAGGATCGCGAGCATCGGCTTCAGCCGCATGAGCGCGCTGTCGACGCGCGGCACGGCCCCGGCCGAGGCGTCCCGTCCGTTCGATGCGAACCGGGACGGGTTCGTGCTCGGCGAGGGCGCGGGCATCCTCGTCCTGGAGAGGGCCGATGACGCACGGGCCCGCTCGGCGCGGGTACGCGGCCATGTCGCCGGGTACGGGGCCTCCGCCGACGCCCACCACTACACGACGCCCGACCCCGAGGGCCGCGGCACGGAGCTCGCCACGCGCACCGCCCTCGCCGACGCCGGTCTCGCAGCCTCCGACATCGGGCACATCAACGCCCACGGCACCGCGACGCCCCTCGGTGACGTCGCGGAGGCAGGCATGCTCAACCGCGTGTTCCCGCACAGCCCGCCGGTGACCGCCACCAAGAGCCTGACGGGGCACACTCTGGGCGCAGCCGGCGCTCTGGAGGCGGCCTTCACGCTCTTGGCGCTGGAGAATCAACAGGTGCCGCCCACCGCCAACTTGGACCGGGTGGATGATGCGGCCGCCGGGCTCGATCTGGTCACCGGCAAGCCCAGGGACATGTTCGCGGCCGCGGCGCTCAGCACATCCTTCGGCTTCGGCGGCCAGAACGCCGCCCTCGTCCTCACCTCTGCCTGAGCTGTCTGAACTACCTGAACCGACCGGCCGCACACGCGGCCGGCGCCCCGAAGCCGCGCTCTTCCCCCATGTCGCACATGCCGCACAGGAGGTTCCTTTTCATGGCCAGCACCGCGGCCGGCACCACCGCCACCTCGCTCGCCGATCTCAAGTCCGCGTACCAGAGGGACGGCTGGTGCGAGCCGCCGTACCGCTTCGACGACGACGCCGTCGCGCTGATCCGGGAGCGCGTGCTCTCCATCAGCCGTGAGCGCAGGCCCGAGGTCGTGCACGAGAAGGACAGCGGCGTCGTCCGCGCCATTCACGGCTGCCACAACT contains:
- a CDS encoding acyl carrier protein, with amino-acid sequence MSSLHDEIVQRLSDALGIKKSLITPDVTFVELKIDSLALVEFSVILDEEYGVPPLQLTPDSTIGDAVALVDAALGAPTEASS
- a CDS encoding beta-ketoacyl-[acyl-carrier-protein] synthase family protein; the protein is MTAFPAVAVTGLGLVSPLGIGVEATWDGLLAGVSTAATDSLLEGLPVDFCCAVPGFDGDELLGRALSWRLEPYAKMALVAARQAVADASLDPESWDGARVAVILGVGGTSTQHWDRQSKHFAAENHSRVSPLFISRCLTGITAGEISTDLRALGPSLSVSTACASGATAIGLGRDLLRAGSCDVAIVGGAESGRARIASIGFSRMSALSTRGTAPAEASRPFDANRDGFVLGEGAGILVLERADDARARSARVRGHVAGYGASADAHHYTTPDPEGRGTELATRTALADAGLAASDIGHINAHGTATPLGDVAEAGMLNRVFPHSPPVTATKSLTGHTLGAAGALEAAFTLLALENQQVPPTANLDRVDDAAAGLDLVTGKPRDMFAAAALSTSFGFGGQNAALVLTSA